A window of candidate division WOR-3 bacterium contains these coding sequences:
- a CDS encoding FlgD immunoglobulin-like domain containing protein — translation MSHISMSTALALLLVAQLNSFEFSTIDTTVLAGDSIEITVVAKDPYGGIYPLNATAILSTTKDGLYTYVYPNYAEFTQGICRKKVMVTLADSLALRCTKIDSLGTIVGQSNKFEVLTGPPDKFLVVLAGEQWAPGTPTGRMPTPPNSQDAGVAFDFDVYLTDRWHNVVRFRSDSVYFDATDSFAQLPAGGKLIDGRGTFQATLRQAGQHRITALPGGGSPGKPGASTEFIVRPGVFSQLLLLLPGETPLPGDPTTNPWDTPGKAGQPLTQYARTDFKTTVYACDACWNRVSAPGDSVELGSSFAFQYSPEKAELGDGVEFSTQFIIAKPNQNIWARTIDGRYTTYPSWLDIRARVASIEIVAPDTVRAGDTTDIHVTLKDANLLPVTSAPCRFAVVRGSGMMLDTALLSDTLGRVRARFLCTADHGAEHDTIKVSADIDAYKGIYVDRPDASEIGAFPNPFGFNLESATIFYFLRTAAETWVTIYDPFGNEVRSWHFPGGQRGAMSGINRLQWDGRNAQGRRVANGIYVVQVLSEEHTGTTYRRAHRLGVVW, via the coding sequence ATGTCGCACATTTCGATGAGCACAGCTTTGGCCCTGTTGCTCGTGGCCCAGCTGAACTCGTTCGAGTTCAGTACCATTGATACGACCGTGCTCGCCGGCGATTCTATCGAGATAACGGTAGTCGCCAAGGACCCGTACGGCGGCATCTACCCGCTAAACGCAACGGCCATACTTTCGACCACCAAGGACGGTTTGTACACTTACGTGTATCCCAATTACGCTGAGTTCACGCAAGGCATCTGTCGCAAGAAGGTAATGGTGACGCTTGCCGACAGCCTTGCGCTCCGTTGCACAAAGATTGATTCTCTTGGTACGATAGTGGGGCAGAGCAACAAGTTCGAGGTGCTTACCGGCCCACCGGACAAGTTCCTGGTTGTCTTGGCCGGAGAGCAGTGGGCACCTGGCACACCGACCGGCCGGATGCCAACGCCGCCGAACTCTCAGGATGCTGGGGTGGCCTTCGACTTTGACGTTTACCTGACCGACCGCTGGCACAATGTTGTCCGGTTCCGAAGCGACAGCGTCTATTTCGATGCTACAGACAGTTTTGCCCAACTGCCGGCTGGTGGGAAGCTAATTGACGGCCGAGGGACTTTTCAGGCTACTCTGCGCCAGGCGGGTCAACACCGGATAACCGCCCTGCCTGGCGGCGGCTCGCCTGGCAAACCGGGCGCTTCGACCGAGTTTATCGTACGCCCAGGGGTATTCAGCCAATTGCTACTGCTCCTTCCGGGTGAAACACCCCTGCCTGGAGACCCGACGACAAACCCATGGGATACGCCAGGTAAGGCTGGCCAGCCCCTGACCCAGTACGCACGGACCGATTTCAAGACAACGGTCTATGCCTGCGACGCGTGCTGGAACCGAGTGAGTGCACCTGGTGATTCGGTTGAGCTTGGCTCCAGCTTTGCCTTTCAATACAGTCCAGAAAAGGCTGAGTTGGGGGATGGCGTGGAGTTCTCGACCCAGTTCATCATTGCGAAACCGAACCAGAACATCTGGGCCAGAACGATTGACGGTCGGTACACAACGTATCCGAGTTGGCTCGACATCCGGGCGCGTGTTGCGAGCATCGAAATTGTGGCGCCGGATACGGTACGCGCTGGCGACACCACTGACATACACGTGACGCTGAAGGACGCTAACCTCCTGCCGGTTACTTCCGCTCCGTGTCGCTTCGCAGTGGTAAGGGGCAGTGGTATGATGCTTGATACCGCGCTGCTTTCAGATACCCTGGGCAGGGTCAGAGCCCGGTTCCTCTGCACTGCGGACCACGGCGCTGAGCACGATACAATTAAGGTCAGCGCGGACATTGACGCATATAAAGGTATTTACGTTGACCGGCCTGATGCTTCTGAAATCGGCGCATTCCCCAACCCCTTCGGCTTCAACCTCGAATCGGCCACCATCTTTTACTTCCTACGAACTGCAGCCGAGACTTGGGTCACAATCTATGACCCCTTTGGCAATGAAGTCAGGTCATGGCATTTCCCAGGCGGCCAGCGGGGCGCCATGAGTGGCATCAACCGGCTCCAGTGGGACGGCAGGAATGCCCAGGGTCGCCGGGTGGCAAATGGCATCTATGTTGTCCAAGTTCTGAGCGAGGAGCACACCGGGACCACGTACCGGCGTGCACATCGCCTCGGAGTAGTATGGTAG
- a CDS encoding ComEC/Rec2 family competence protein, protein MPPPTFSTGAVRVWGMRFAALRAFVSAATGIAVSSFGLVPWWGGLILVALGLAAAWPTRGWSLYACLAGATFAYSSSRGNPVPDTKVYECHSFRGVVIQEPPDDSVSRAVIQIEHPVSCKVVLWLNGHSPIRYGDLVLVRGQARKFDHPRNPGVFDLDSYMRSKGIVGELSAEARNVTILSHGRGCPVVRCLVEPMRRYVLTAARHLLPNQEAGLLVGLLLGERQGIPLPTRSAFADSGTMHVLAVSGLHVGIVVYAIWLLLSVARIRGWWRFGLTAVLIAAYVLLTGARASAMRAGIMSLAVLLSFPTQRKIDPLSSLAVAGIIILLLAPSSLSDIGFQLSFAAAASIVLTHSAFDPVASRIQSGLIRNLVFWPFVVSLAASLGTGPLLLLHFHRVQLLSALFSPVIILPVSVAIPLGMLVLTLFPLSNVLAGFFAETLHLVLSAVLKLVSFFGTQQWTILEPGPVPWLAVSLVYGLMLLAVNWRQNWARTGLRVGIALGLNLLMWRGAFVNPQTRATFLEPVRGDCLMLEDTLGRLVLIDAGVSKTGVLRDYLRYRGIHRIDLAVVTHPDNDHYGGLLDIDDRCRIHRLVVPTLSGGEEYQRLLARFAARGTELVVAGKGTKVRGLGFNLEFIWPEPQAQTLYRDNLLPSNDVSLVCRYEHAGFRMLLTGDFEKPDLIADQDIHAALLKSPHHGSIKGNPPSLYDKVRPDYVVVMGRYPTPAELETRLAWLGERYVNTRQRGAWELVFRDGRPSTHYLVHATGN, encoded by the coding sequence GTGCCACCGCCGACCTTCTCCACTGGCGCAGTCAGGGTCTGGGGCATGCGCTTTGCCGCGCTGCGGGCTTTCGTCTCGGCGGCCACAGGTATCGCAGTATCAAGTTTCGGACTTGTACCATGGTGGGGGGGTCTAATTTTGGTCGCACTGGGTCTGGCCGCAGCCTGGCCAACAAGGGGATGGTCTTTGTATGCTTGCCTTGCCGGTGCGACGTTTGCCTATTCCTCCTCTCGTGGCAATCCCGTGCCTGACACAAAAGTGTACGAGTGTCACAGTTTCCGAGGGGTGGTTATCCAGGAACCGCCCGATGATTCAGTTAGCCGAGCAGTAATACAGATTGAACATCCTGTGTCCTGCAAGGTCGTACTCTGGCTCAACGGTCACTCTCCGATAAGGTACGGCGACCTTGTCCTCGTCCGCGGACAGGCCCGGAAGTTTGACCATCCGCGCAATCCGGGTGTGTTCGACCTCGACAGCTACATGCGGTCAAAAGGCATTGTCGGTGAGCTGTCCGCTGAGGCCAGGAATGTGACCATACTCAGTCACGGCCGGGGTTGCCCGGTGGTACGGTGTCTTGTGGAGCCAATGCGCAGGTATGTCCTCACCGCGGCACGCCATCTCTTGCCCAACCAGGAAGCTGGCCTGCTTGTTGGACTGCTCTTGGGCGAACGCCAGGGAATACCGCTGCCAACCCGGTCAGCGTTTGCCGATTCTGGTACGATGCATGTTCTGGCCGTATCTGGTCTTCACGTCGGGATCGTGGTCTATGCAATCTGGCTGTTACTCTCGGTAGCACGAATCCGCGGATGGTGGAGGTTCGGTCTAACCGCAGTACTTATCGCGGCGTACGTACTCCTGACCGGCGCACGTGCCTCGGCAATGCGGGCCGGGATAATGAGCCTTGCGGTGCTGCTGTCCTTCCCGACCCAGCGGAAGATTGACCCGCTCTCAAGTCTCGCGGTGGCGGGCATTATCATCTTGCTTCTTGCCCCTTCGAGCCTGTCCGACATCGGATTCCAGCTTTCCTTTGCGGCCGCAGCAAGCATCGTCCTTACGCACTCAGCGTTTGACCCAGTGGCGAGTCGAATCCAGTCCGGACTTATTCGCAACCTGGTATTCTGGCCGTTTGTCGTAAGTCTTGCTGCATCGCTGGGCACCGGCCCGCTCTTGCTCTTGCATTTCCACCGGGTGCAACTACTGTCCGCGCTGTTCAGTCCGGTCATTATCCTCCCCGTATCTGTTGCCATCCCGCTCGGAATGCTTGTGCTGACGCTCTTCCCGTTGAGCAATGTGCTGGCCGGTTTTTTCGCCGAGACCCTTCACTTGGTGCTAAGTGCGGTTCTGAAGCTCGTTTCCTTCTTTGGCACCCAGCAATGGACGATTCTCGAACCAGGGCCGGTCCCTTGGCTTGCTGTCTCTTTGGTATATGGCCTCATGCTCCTGGCAGTGAACTGGCGCCAGAACTGGGCAAGAACCGGGCTGCGAGTCGGAATAGCATTAGGTCTGAACCTGCTTATGTGGCGCGGGGCTTTCGTCAATCCCCAGACTAGGGCGACATTCCTTGAGCCGGTGAGAGGCGACTGTTTAATGCTCGAAGACACGCTCGGCCGGCTCGTGCTCATTGATGCTGGTGTGAGCAAGACAGGGGTGCTACGTGATTACCTACGGTACCGCGGCATCCATCGAATTGACCTCGCGGTAGTCACGCATCCGGACAATGACCACTACGGCGGGCTATTGGATATTGACGACCGATGTCGGATACACCGTCTCGTGGTACCCACATTGTCCGGCGGCGAGGAATATCAACGTCTGCTGGCACGGTTTGCGGCCCGCGGTACCGAGCTAGTGGTTGCCGGCAAAGGCACGAAGGTCCGCGGGCTGGGCTTCAACTTGGAATTCATATGGCCCGAGCCGCAGGCTCAGACCCTCTACCGGGACAACCTCTTGCCGAGCAACGACGTATCGCTTGTGTGCAGGTATGAACACGCTGGATTCCGCATGCTGCTGACCGGAGACTTTGAGAAACCAGACCTGATTGCTGACCAGGATATTCATGCTGCACTACTGAAGTCTCCACATCACGGAAGCATCAAAGGGAATCCGCCGTCGCTGTACGACAAAGTGCGACCGGACTACGTCGTTGTCATGGGCAGGTATCCCACGCCGGCCGAGCTTGAAACAAGACTTGCTTGGTTGGGCGAGCGGTATGTGAACACAAGGCAGCGCGGTGCGTGGGAACTCGTGTTCAGAGATGGCAGACCTTCCACCCATTACCTTGTGCATGCGACTGGCAACTAG
- a CDS encoding DMT family transporter, translating to MQEGVAVLVPASAGTPGRLRVGLALGFGVAVLSSASILIKKAEAPSLVIAAGRLLVASLVLAPFFWIRFPKLRSQLGREKWSLVVLAGLLLAAHFALWVESLRHTTVASSVVLVATDPIFVAVASPLILHERVSGRLATAVGLGVVGMMVIAGPGLWSGLVTRGNLLALGGAACAAGYLLVGRRVRPEMDLLPYIYILYSVAGVLLLAGTLAARQRFTGYPGTVYLWIVLLGLGPQLIGHTTFNWALRYLNAPAVGMAILGEPVGATILAWLLLRETPAWFELTGGAIILAAVYLAIVSRHRLQVKVPNG from the coding sequence GTGCAGGAAGGGGTAGCAGTTCTGGTGCCGGCTAGTGCGGGTACGCCCGGGCGGCTTCGAGTCGGTCTTGCACTCGGATTTGGGGTAGCCGTTCTGTCGTCCGCCTCCATACTCATCAAGAAAGCCGAGGCTCCGAGCCTTGTAATCGCGGCCGGACGGTTGCTCGTAGCTTCACTCGTGCTTGCTCCGTTTTTTTGGATCCGGTTTCCCAAGCTACGGTCCCAACTTGGCCGGGAAAAGTGGTCCCTTGTAGTCCTGGCCGGACTCCTGCTGGCTGCTCACTTCGCCCTTTGGGTGGAGTCGCTCCGACACACCACAGTTGCAAGTTCGGTCGTACTTGTGGCAACTGACCCGATATTTGTGGCAGTCGCATCGCCACTGATTCTGCACGAACGAGTGTCTGGCCGGCTTGCGACTGCGGTCGGCCTGGGCGTGGTGGGTATGATGGTAATCGCCGGTCCCGGCCTTTGGTCTGGCCTGGTGACAAGGGGGAATCTTCTCGCCCTGGGAGGCGCGGCGTGCGCGGCCGGATATCTTTTGGTCGGTCGCAGGGTCCGGCCGGAAATGGACCTGCTTCCCTACATCTATATTTTATACAGCGTGGCCGGGGTTCTTCTGCTTGCAGGAACTCTGGCAGCCAGGCAGCGGTTCACCGGTTACCCAGGTACTGTCTACTTGTGGATCGTGCTTCTGGGGTTGGGGCCCCAGCTCATCGGGCACACCACCTTCAACTGGGCACTCCGGTACCTGAACGCTCCGGCGGTTGGAATGGCCATTCTCGGTGAACCGGTCGGCGCTACGATACTCGCGTGGCTGTTGCTCCGCGAAACACCGGCCTGGTTCGAACTCACCGGCGGTGCAATCATCCTCGCTGCCGTCTACCTAGCCATCGTCAGCCGGCACAGACTACAGGTCAAGGTGCCAAATGGGTGA